One segment of Acidianus sp. HS-5 DNA contains the following:
- a CDS encoding phosphatidate cytidylyltransferase, whose product MLVSLSDIVWAIALTIWVMVVTLYISKYVAKKTTIYIARKTIHILGGGVVAVLSPFIFSSPLLPIILSYLLTAYLIFHREKNPLSWFQDKENRGEVWFTFSFGTILVLSWILIANFWDPGSKYLYVALLPLLYMSFGDGVTGIIRNYVYKRRVKGWWGSLGMFIVSSILGYYFLSIPGLISGILATVVERMGKVDDNILVPFVPFFFLYVTVVLLNL is encoded by the coding sequence GTGTTAGTTAGTTTATCAGATATCGTATGGGCTATAGCACTTACCATATGGGTAATGGTAGTCACTTTATATATATCGAAATATGTTGCAAAAAAGACTACTATTTATATTGCGAGAAAAACTATACATATTCTAGGAGGAGGAGTAGTTGCAGTTCTTTCGCCTTTTATTTTTTCATCGCCTTTACTTCCTATAATTTTATCCTATCTGTTAACAGCATATTTAATTTTCCATAGAGAGAAGAACCCTCTTAGCTGGTTCCAAGATAAGGAAAACAGAGGAGAAGTATGGTTTACCTTCTCTTTCGGGACTATACTAGTGTTAAGCTGGATCTTAATTGCCAATTTCTGGGATCCAGGATCTAAGTATTTATATGTCGCATTATTACCTTTACTTTACATGTCTTTTGGAGATGGAGTTACTGGCATAATAAGAAATTATGTGTACAAAAGAAGAGTAAAAGGCTGGTGGGGATCTTTAGGAATGTTCATAGTTTCATCTATTTTAGGATATTATTTTCTTTCTATTCCAGGTCTAATTTCAGGTATCTTGGCTACAGTGGTGGAAAGAATGGGTAAGGTTGATGATAATATCTTGGTTCCTTTCGTTCCTTTCTTCTTTCTATATGTCACTGTAGTACTTCTTAATCTTTAA
- a CDS encoding DEAD/DEAH box helicase has protein sequence MEVLDKLTEGLKLFSTEIAHVHTETALEPELGSKVDDLKIDERLKESLKSIGITRLYKFQEKALDEIEKRKNVLIISGTGTGKTEAFLIPILDFASKGEKSVIVYPTKALARDQLNRILRLTKSLPITVGVIDGDTPKIERDRLYVNPPDILITNPDMIHVGLPLSPNFRKLVRSAEHFVFDEIHIYEGVLGSHLRMIIDRLKEFTNDIHVIASSATIGATPYMFQELFDEPGEIIEGTKRRRGMAVHVLVNSKGMSRWTLASYLAALLIRNGFRTLVFTDSQQMAEVTAKIADRFGVNMQVHRAGILPSERIKIEEDLKSGKIMGVVATPTLELGIDIGDLDAVIMAEDPPSYSKYVQRAGRAGRRNKIGYVITILGDDPIDSYFLRKPEEFFNRKLTPLPFDTTNLEVIKVHTAAYLLEKGMIKLDNLPPLWIKALKELEKEGKVKIINGVAYAIKQTKVFVANSSLRSSGPIVKIFNGEKKIGERELPVALYDIYPDAVYLVSKRTYIVKDVNINNLIARVERADKDLPYYTKPLYDVDMVNFTEIESRKVYGLPVKYGEVEVRVSVHGYVIHELYAKKETKGNEIEYDTPLVYTYKTKGLIIKHPVLEDFSLIDGMEAYHATEHVLISAGRVVAGASLTDLSGISYPSGHVIVYDSTVGGSGVAKLLYNRLEDAYEVALDIVGKCDCEDGCPKCVYSPYCGNNNKMLSRRKSFRLISEVIKGKATSCDNMWGDSVS, from the coding sequence ATGGAAGTACTTGACAAGCTTACTGAAGGATTAAAGCTTTTCTCTACGGAGATAGCTCACGTCCATACTGAAACAGCTTTAGAACCTGAACTAGGAAGTAAAGTTGATGATTTGAAAATAGATGAAAGACTAAAGGAATCTTTAAAAAGTATCGGGATAACGAGACTTTATAAGTTCCAAGAGAAAGCGCTCGATGAAATTGAAAAGAGAAAGAACGTGCTTATAATTTCTGGCACAGGGACGGGAAAAACTGAGGCGTTTCTCATACCAATTTTAGATTTTGCATCAAAAGGAGAAAAGAGCGTTATAGTTTATCCTACTAAGGCATTAGCAAGAGATCAGCTAAATAGGATTCTAAGACTAACAAAAAGCCTTCCAATAACTGTAGGAGTAATAGATGGAGACACGCCTAAAATTGAAAGGGACAGACTTTACGTGAACCCTCCAGATATATTAATAACTAACCCAGACATGATCCACGTCGGATTGCCCTTAAGCCCTAATTTCAGGAAATTGGTTAGATCTGCAGAGCACTTTGTATTTGATGAAATTCATATATACGAAGGAGTTCTCGGTTCTCATCTTAGAATGATAATTGATAGGCTGAAGGAATTTACTAACGATATTCATGTAATAGCATCAAGCGCTACAATTGGAGCTACACCTTATATGTTCCAGGAACTATTTGATGAGCCCGGAGAAATAATTGAAGGAACTAAACGAAGGAGAGGAATGGCAGTTCACGTTCTAGTTAATTCTAAAGGAATGAGCAGATGGACTTTAGCGTCATATTTAGCTGCACTATTAATAAGGAACGGTTTTAGGACACTAGTGTTTACCGACTCTCAGCAAATGGCAGAAGTTACTGCAAAAATTGCTGACAGATTTGGAGTTAACATGCAAGTTCATAGGGCCGGTATACTGCCTTCTGAAAGAATAAAAATCGAAGAAGACCTAAAAAGCGGTAAAATAATGGGAGTAGTAGCTACTCCTACTTTGGAGCTTGGTATTGACATTGGTGATCTTGACGCAGTAATTATGGCTGAAGATCCTCCGAGCTATTCAAAATACGTTCAAAGAGCTGGCAGAGCAGGAAGGCGTAATAAAATAGGCTATGTTATAACAATACTAGGAGATGATCCTATAGATTCTTATTTCCTGAGAAAGCCAGAGGAGTTTTTCAATAGGAAATTAACTCCATTGCCTTTTGATACCACAAACCTTGAAGTCATAAAAGTTCACACTGCAGCTTATCTCCTTGAAAAAGGAATGATAAAGCTTGATAATCTTCCGCCTCTTTGGATTAAGGCTTTAAAAGAATTGGAAAAAGAAGGTAAAGTTAAAATCATTAATGGTGTAGCCTACGCTATAAAGCAAACTAAAGTTTTTGTAGCAAACTCTTCTTTAAGGAGTAGCGGACCTATAGTAAAAATATTTAATGGAGAAAAGAAAATAGGAGAAAGGGAACTTCCGGTTGCACTTTACGATATTTATCCTGACGCTGTATATTTAGTCTCAAAGAGAACTTACATAGTTAAGGATGTAAACATAAATAACTTAATAGCAAGAGTTGAAAGAGCTGATAAGGATTTACCTTACTATACTAAGCCTCTATACGACGTGGATATGGTAAATTTTACAGAGATTGAAAGTAGGAAAGTTTACGGCTTACCGGTTAAATATGGCGAAGTAGAAGTTAGAGTTTCAGTACACGGATATGTAATTCATGAGCTCTATGCTAAGAAAGAGACTAAAGGAAATGAAATAGAATATGATACTCCTCTAGTTTATACATATAAAACTAAAGGACTAATTATAAAGCATCCGGTTCTTGAGGACTTTTCTTTAATAGACGGTATGGAGGCTTATCATGCAACAGAGCACGTATTAATTTCTGCAGGAAGAGTTGTTGCTGGTGCTTCACTTACTGATCTTTCTGGAATAAGTTATCCTAGTGGTCATGTAATCGTATACGATTCTACAGTAGGCGGTAGCGGAGTTGCTAAACTGCTTTATAATAGACTTGAGGATGCTTACGAAGTCGCACTAGATATAGTAGGTAAGTGCGACTGTGAAGACGGTTGTCCTAAGTGCGTTTACAGCCCATACTGCGGTAATAATAATAAAATGCTATCTAGAAGGAAGTCCTTTAGATTAATCTCAGAAGTAATTAAAGGTAAAGCTACCTCATGCGATAACATGTGGGGAGATAGTGTCAGCTAA
- a CDS encoding molybdenum cofactor biosynthesis protein B, producing MCEHKKHRELAPKVLNFFVITISTSRYEKMQNKEPIVDESGDIIKQEIITSGHKLIGYLLVPDDKVKILRAFTDALDNPEVDVIVSTGGTGYSKTDVTVETLRGIFDREVEGFGEVFRFLSYEDPQVKSAAYLSKATAGIIKDKVIYALPGSPDAVKLAMEKLVLPEVPHLVFIARSK from the coding sequence ATGTGTGAACATAAAAAGCACAGGGAGTTAGCCCCTAAAGTTCTAAACTTTTTCGTAATAACTATAAGTACTTCAAGATATGAAAAAATGCAGAATAAAGAGCCAATAGTTGATGAATCCGGAGATATTATTAAGCAGGAAATAATTACCTCAGGTCATAAGCTTATTGGCTACTTACTGGTTCCTGACGATAAGGTAAAAATATTGAGGGCTTTTACAGATGCATTAGATAACCCAGAAGTTGACGTTATAGTGTCTACCGGAGGTACTGGATATTCTAAGACAGACGTTACCGTGGAAACTTTAAGAGGGATATTCGATAGGGAGGTTGAAGGTTTTGGTGAAGTTTTTAGGTTTTTAAGTTATGAAGATCCACAAGTTAAGTCTGCGGCTTATTTGAGTAAAGCAACTGCAGGAATAATAAAGGATAAAGTAATTTATGCATTGCCGGGCTCTCCCGATGCTGTAAAATTAGCGATGGAAAAGCTAGTATTGCCTGAAGTACCTCATTTAGTATTTATAGCTAGATCTAAGTGA
- a CDS encoding glycosyltransferase family 4 protein: protein MKVTIVAHNLSNKSGEGSVVFSSIEMLKEKRVDFVVSTFSKPKENQDIPVKYYIPFNFSRLDRYQRLLVWLSARKIETDIYLNFTGIPIPLSSRGIHIIYGGASPFEVSKYSKSLFWRLYRFPFKVSLKFLKNESKKAKFVANSFYSANTWKKLYGIEAKVIYPPVDVEEYFKAFHEGGKYILTIARIERGKFLERTIQLSYRVGLPAVIVGYLSDEKYYKELLSLKSKLNADVTFILNASREQLIQTMKEACCYFHPTQGEHFGIPVVESMAAGLIPVVPIESGAAEIVPEFAYSTLEEAESKIKEAYVKHSYKSYEMKEIASKFSKNRFKEEFWEYVVSVYNEEKNS from the coding sequence ATGAAAGTAACTATAGTGGCTCACAACTTAAGTAATAAGAGTGGTGAAGGTTCTGTAGTATTTTCATCAATAGAAATGTTAAAGGAGAAGAGAGTAGACTTTGTAGTCTCGACTTTCTCTAAACCTAAAGAAAATCAGGATATTCCAGTAAAATATTATATACCTTTTAACTTCTCTAGATTAGACAGATATCAAAGGTTATTAGTCTGGCTTTCTGCGAGAAAAATAGAAACTGATATTTATCTAAATTTTACGGGAATTCCGATTCCTTTATCTAGTAGGGGAATTCATATAATTTATGGTGGAGCATCACCATTTGAAGTAAGCAAATATTCTAAGTCTTTATTCTGGAGATTATACCGATTTCCCTTTAAGGTTTCTCTAAAGTTTTTAAAAAATGAATCGAAAAAAGCTAAATTTGTTGCAAACTCCTTTTATTCTGCTAATACTTGGAAAAAATTATATGGAATAGAAGCTAAAGTTATTTATCCTCCAGTTGATGTTGAAGAGTATTTTAAAGCATTTCATGAAGGAGGTAAGTACATTCTAACTATTGCAAGGATAGAGAGAGGAAAGTTCCTTGAGAGGACTATCCAATTATCTTATAGAGTAGGCCTACCTGCTGTTATAGTAGGATATCTAAGTGACGAAAAATATTATAAAGAGTTATTATCGCTGAAATCAAAGCTTAATGCTGATGTTACCTTTATTTTAAACGCTAGTAGAGAACAGTTAATACAGACTATGAAAGAGGCATGCTGCTATTTTCATCCAACACAAGGAGAGCACTTTGGAATACCAGTAGTAGAATCTATGGCCGCTGGCTTAATTCCTGTAGTTCCTATTGAAAGCGGAGCAGCAGAAATAGTCCCAGAGTTTGCCTACTCCACTTTAGAGGAAGCTGAAAGTAAAATTAAGGAAGCTTACGTTAAACATTCTTACAAAAGCTATGAAATGAAGGAGATTGCTTCTAAATTTTCTAAAAACAGGTTCAAAGAAGAATTCTGGGAATACGTTGTAAGTGTGTATAACGAGGAGAAGAATAGTTAA
- a CDS encoding glycosyltransferase family A protein, which translates to MISVIITAYNRKEYVMNAIKSIKNADEIIVVKNFKDDTIDNQLVNEHKTKEIFCTNNNAGYFMAEGISNSSGDVICFLDDDDMFTENKLTTVSQIFSSNDIIFSYNSRYIINEKGDKVNEEILADKTIDSKNVRYLFRNRVYFNSSSMCIRRKVLEKYLESLYKIKRLVDNFFLLSAVSTQGKIRITSQKLTYYRFHSSSSRHITRNLEEFVNNRVKYFDDAIHDNDIMMETFEGNAKYAAECSKKMAEIQKCILEGKRCKNFILCDIYSAKTLTYTNLSSLVSLFLPNLPRKIEFNRYIQNTN; encoded by the coding sequence TTGATCTCAGTAATCATTACTGCATATAACCGGAAAGAATATGTAATGAATGCGATAAAATCGATTAAAAATGCTGATGAAATAATTGTAGTTAAGAATTTTAAAGACGATACAATAGATAACCAATTAGTAAATGAGCATAAAACTAAGGAAATCTTCTGTACAAATAATAATGCAGGCTATTTTATGGCAGAGGGTATCTCTAACTCTTCTGGTGACGTTATTTGCTTCCTAGATGACGACGACATGTTCACAGAAAATAAGCTAACAACAGTTTCTCAAATATTTTCCAGCAACGATATTATCTTCTCATACAACTCAAGGTATATCATAAACGAGAAAGGAGATAAAGTGAACGAAGAAATCCTTGCTGATAAAACTATAGACAGCAAAAATGTAAGGTACTTATTTAGAAATAGAGTATACTTTAACAGTAGTTCTATGTGCATACGAAGAAAAGTTTTAGAAAAATATCTAGAAAGTTTATATAAAATTAAGCGCCTTGTTGATAATTTCTTCCTTTTATCAGCAGTTTCAACACAAGGTAAAATTAGAATAACTTCCCAGAAATTAACATATTATAGATTTCATTCGAGCTCATCAAGGCATATAACTAGAAATCTTGAAGAATTTGTAAATAATAGGGTAAAATACTTTGATGATGCAATTCATGACAATGACATAATGATGGAAACTTTTGAAGGAAACGCCAAGTATGCCGCAGAATGTAGCAAAAAGATGGCAGAAATTCAAAAGTGCATCCTAGAAGGTAAAAGGTGTAAAAACTTCATACTATGCGATATTTACTCAGCAAAAACTTTAACATACACTAATTTGTCCTCCCTTGTATCATTATTTTTACCCAATTTACCAAGAAAAATTGAGTTCAATAGATATATACAGAATACTAATTGA
- a CDS encoding 4Fe-4S dicluster domain-containing protein, giving the protein MESLESLFYSSVTSKNIDKYIKITSEDDIKNLPSNTDAKYEHLRGNVSSNAIADLSELKGIQDLGDSIKVLAGTKWRETIRYSPELWSLLDFSVGGTISLGDEGFGYNEFGEIVNKLSVEAYLNGEKYVGKYKGGIIYAVYIKKENKPLKFKGYSASEDVIVAKVKSLLSENVLPFRDISVIKDNSGSRLVVSYTQIREILVKRYIDGFSDFSPFYPELSNFGKFLYIGKTELRNISSDLLKNAKYAYLTFRGSSVYYIISSDTDLKISSGQVYSFDKFSGCVLCGRCVEVCPHSYQRDSLVFSPLGFFTLSSIGKETEVSNCHLCGICEDVCPVDLNIVDSLKKKSTLNGKTPNIQLNLPSEKSIVLTAISDQLLEDALKIMKYFSLRGVKLGIITLPDPLDKIVKGEINTDNAKKLLEVVDEAITLTPEEARYLIPLKSIKILDITFAYSMLENNIKSLMKDRKVHYPCFYSNGKFYGCSYEMLNLANKEGYSNNKIDAEITLCPLAAKRLGIKSYIDLLNINLDTSDIDKLHNEFNEMLSTLDKVLVDAEWYKEIEPSLYDKIFIESIDKIIQSKNYFDIFYYYLNMDKLSYKNESVKQLIKNEIEKSLRSSYKY; this is encoded by the coding sequence ATGGAATCACTAGAAAGCTTATTTTACTCATCAGTTACGTCTAAAAATATTGATAAATACATAAAAATTACTAGTGAAGATGATATTAAAAATTTGCCTAGTAATACTGATGCTAAATATGAGCATCTTAGAGGAAACGTCTCATCTAATGCAATTGCAGACTTATCTGAACTAAAGGGAATTCAAGATTTAGGAGACTCTATTAAAGTTCTTGCAGGAACTAAATGGAGGGAAACGATAAGATACTCTCCAGAACTTTGGAGCTTATTGGACTTCAGCGTAGGAGGAACAATTAGCCTTGGTGATGAAGGCTTTGGATATAATGAGTTTGGAGAGATTGTAAACAAACTTAGCGTGGAAGCTTATTTAAACGGAGAAAAATACGTTGGAAAATATAAAGGAGGAATAATTTATGCAGTATATATTAAAAAGGAAAATAAACCGCTGAAATTTAAGGGATATTCTGCCTCAGAAGACGTGATAGTAGCAAAAGTTAAATCCTTACTTTCGGAGAACGTTTTACCTTTTAGAGATATTTCAGTAATAAAAGATAATTCTGGAAGTAGACTAGTAGTTTCTTATACGCAGATAAGAGAAATTCTTGTAAAGAGATATATTGACGGTTTTTCGGATTTCTCGCCTTTTTACCCAGAGTTATCTAATTTTGGTAAATTTCTTTACATAGGTAAAACTGAACTGAGAAATATATCTTCTGACTTATTAAAAAATGCTAAGTACGCTTACCTTACTTTTAGAGGAAGCTCGGTTTATTATATTATATCCTCGGACACAGATCTGAAAATTTCTTCCGGTCAAGTTTACTCTTTTGATAAGTTTAGTGGTTGCGTTTTGTGCGGACGATGCGTAGAAGTTTGTCCCCATAGTTATCAGAGGGACTCATTAGTTTTCTCACCTCTAGGTTTCTTTACATTATCTTCAATAGGTAAGGAAACCGAAGTTAGTAATTGCCACCTGTGTGGAATTTGTGAAGATGTTTGCCCGGTTGATTTAAATATAGTAGACTCATTAAAGAAAAAATCCACTTTAAATGGTAAAACTCCAAATATACAGTTAAATTTACCATCTGAGAAGAGCATAGTTTTAACTGCTATTTCTGATCAACTGTTAGAAGATGCATTGAAAATTATGAAATACTTCTCATTAAGAGGCGTAAAATTAGGCATAATAACTCTTCCTGATCCATTAGATAAAATAGTTAAAGGTGAAATTAACACAGATAACGCTAAAAAACTTTTAGAAGTTGTTGATGAAGCTATCACGTTAACTCCGGAAGAAGCTAGATATTTAATTCCTTTAAAGTCTATAAAAATTCTTGATATAACTTTTGCGTATTCCATGCTAGAAAATAATATAAAATCATTAATGAAAGACAGAAAAGTTCATTATCCTTGCTTCTATTCTAACGGAAAATTTTACGGATGTTCATACGAAATGCTAAATCTTGCTAATAAGGAAGGATATAGTAATAACAAAATAGATGCAGAGATCACGCTATGTCCGTTAGCGGCTAAGAGACTTGGAATTAAGAGCTATATTGATTTATTAAACATAAATCTAGATACATCTGATATTGATAAGCTTCATAATGAATTTAATGAAATGCTTTCGACATTGGATAAAGTGTTAGTAGATGCAGAATGGTACAAGGAGATAGAACCCAGTCTTTATGATAAAATATTTATAGAATCGATAGACAAAATTATTCAAAGTAAAAATTATTTTGATATATTCTATTATTATTTAAATATGGATAAGCTCAGTTATAAGAATGAAAGTGTAAAACAATTAATAAAAAACGAAATAGAAAAATCACTTAGATCTAGCTATAAATACTAA
- a CDS encoding glycosyltransferase — MRILLHSYLLEAGSGGVKRNREVIKFWRKYVDELIYIPLLGDMRKASEDEEFRKKMYHEVKSLGLEIPEKVNEVINSKAIKKVLIKLSKMRFDIYSNTTQYKLNAEIAKIIGKIDADVYYAQQEFPQMVDFLTKISNNRNIGALIHIENFLGSLTEDLSHFYNAYSSMGLSGIAYALFVTFLRSYPRRRKWIKLVNSGKVKFAFSVSEQLTEVYPFMRKIRTKVLRPANAFDKKLLNFRDKGKDDYAVFYARLSPAKGALDVLKIWNKMDENKKLIVMGKFSDKNVENLFMKNKPKNVEYLGFVPQDKLVDIVSKARVLVYPSHSDSFSLVILESLALGTPVVAYEIPGVRSVYKDLNAVKLVKEGDLTQFIREVRKICEMSKEEYEKIINGRKLLEFLDEHSSWEKVALNELEELKKIIS; from the coding sequence ATGAGGATTCTTTTACACTCATACCTCCTTGAGGCAGGAAGTGGTGGAGTTAAAAGAAATAGGGAAGTTATCAAGTTCTGGAGAAAATACGTTGATGAACTAATATACATACCCCTCCTTGGAGATATGAGGAAGGCATCAGAAGATGAGGAATTTAGGAAGAAAATGTATCACGAAGTAAAATCATTAGGTTTAGAGATTCCCGAGAAAGTTAATGAAGTAATTAATAGTAAAGCCATAAAAAAAGTCCTAATAAAACTTTCAAAAATGAGATTTGATATATATAGTAATACTACTCAATATAAATTAAATGCAGAGATAGCGAAAATAATAGGTAAAATCGACGCCGACGTTTACTATGCTCAACAAGAATTTCCTCAAATGGTAGATTTTTTGACTAAAATATCAAATAATCGAAATATAGGTGCCTTAATTCATATTGAAAATTTTCTAGGATCCTTAACTGAAGATCTATCACATTTTTATAATGCATATAGCTCTATGGGATTAAGCGGAATTGCGTATGCATTATTTGTAACATTCCTAAGATCATATCCTAGGAGAAGAAAATGGATAAAATTAGTTAACAGTGGAAAAGTAAAATTTGCCTTTTCTGTTTCCGAGCAATTAACTGAAGTATATCCATTTATGAGAAAAATACGCACTAAAGTGCTAAGGCCTGCTAACGCTTTTGATAAGAAACTTCTTAACTTTAGGGATAAAGGAAAAGACGACTATGCAGTTTTTTATGCGAGATTAAGCCCAGCGAAAGGAGCTCTAGATGTTTTAAAAATATGGAATAAAATGGATGAAAATAAGAAGTTGATAGTAATGGGAAAATTCTCAGATAAAAATGTGGAAAATCTGTTTATGAAAAATAAACCTAAAAACGTAGAATATTTGGGCTTTGTTCCTCAAGATAAATTAGTAGACATCGTAAGCAAAGCTAGAGTGTTGGTTTATCCTTCCCATTCAGACTCCTTTTCCCTAGTCATTTTAGAGTCCCTAGCTTTGGGAACTCCAGTGGTTGCATATGAAATTCCTGGAGTAAGGAGTGTGTACAAGGATCTTAATGCAGTTAAACTAGTTAAAGAAGGTGATTTAACACAATTTATACGAGAAGTAAGAAAAATTTGTGAAATGTCTAAGGAAGAATATGAAAAAATAATAAACGGTAGAAAGCTTTTGGAATTTTTAGATGAACACTCAAGCTGGGAAAAAGTTGCATTAAACGAGCTAGAAGAATTGAAGAAGATAATTAGCTGA
- a CDS encoding FAD-binding oxidoreductase: MLKVTIIGSGIAGSSLYYMFKKAGFSVKVIDPRIRRIFPSLIHSLLLVDKDVYLSSLALDFYKEFSVETKEFPSFTIGNVDEKLVNLWEEYGVKIEERRLFDSQGLYALGGDRLVYVKKMIDNVPVIKERASIIKRGNTVTVKVNNSEVNTDIIILAAGPWNNQIFDVPTKSYYCWASLTLTQNKELDRMFVYDYELSFYSRPFLGIGIKTAIIGDGEAIEAKPCQRIKVNPEEVMSKARKRLGDLKIIYTSGEFCEGTPDMRPAYGRLLDNLYFIGGFNGYGAEVGPGVARLLFNFITKGDEDKDYIIDRFKGIKDFKIGKEPHEL; the protein is encoded by the coding sequence TTGTTGAAGGTAACAATAATAGGCTCTGGAATAGCAGGAAGTTCACTTTATTACATGTTTAAGAAAGCTGGATTCAGCGTGAAAGTTATAGACCCAAGAATTAGAAGGATCTTCCCTAGTTTAATTCACTCCCTTCTTTTAGTGGATAAAGATGTTTATCTCTCCAGCCTAGCCTTAGACTTTTATAAAGAATTCAGTGTTGAAACTAAGGAATTTCCATCTTTTACTATAGGAAATGTAGATGAAAAATTAGTAAACTTATGGGAAGAGTATGGAGTGAAGATAGAAGAGAGGAGATTATTCGATTCTCAAGGATTATACGCACTAGGAGGAGATAGGCTAGTTTACGTAAAGAAAATGATTGATAATGTACCAGTAATTAAAGAGAGAGCCTCAATCATAAAAAGAGGAAATACGGTAACTGTTAAGGTAAACAATAGTGAAGTAAACACTGATATAATAATTCTAGCAGCAGGACCTTGGAATAACCAGATTTTTGACGTTCCTACAAAGAGTTATTATTGTTGGGCTTCATTAACTCTAACCCAAAATAAGGAATTGGATAGAATGTTTGTTTATGATTACGAATTAAGTTTTTATTCTAGACCTTTCTTAGGAATAGGTATAAAAACGGCAATTATTGGAGATGGAGAGGCAATAGAAGCTAAACCTTGCCAAAGAATAAAAGTTAATCCAGAAGAAGTCATGAGTAAAGCTAGAAAGAGACTTGGTGACCTAAAGATTATTTACACTTCTGGAGAGTTTTGCGAAGGAACACCAGATATGAGACCTGCCTATGGAAGACTGTTGGATAATTTATATTTTATAGGGGGCTTTAACGGTTATGGTGCAGAAGTAGGCCCTGGAGTGGCAAGGCTACTTTTCAATTTTATAACTAAGGGAGACGAAGATAAGGATTATATTATAGATAGATTTAAAGGAATAAAGGACTTTAAAATAGGAAAAGAACCTCATGAACTATAA
- a CDS encoding glycosyltransferase family A protein, protein MNNYISVITIAHDRKKYIIDAINSVLKQNLDKDLYEIIVVKNFKDDKIDKFLEDNGISKNFITEEKGVGKKAAIGVDNSSGDVICFLDDDDMFRENKLSTVINAFSRISGLVYYHNNQIKIDEDGKILDNPQSSKNEIISQISEKSIAFVFRNFGEFNSSSICLNREVLDTKMLRKLDRAVDYFYLLSALKSSGKLMLDFTPLTYYRVHKSAMHFISNSFKEIIESACRYYYEQSKAKEIIHEYFKDNSLLEKITKADFYTFNAISSILCGKSKFLPIKYSIKVLDNPIYFPSFRAKLFLASILNLISNNLAKEIYARMYLRRFYS, encoded by the coding sequence ATGAATAATTACATTTCTGTAATTACTATTGCTCATGACAGGAAAAAATATATAATTGATGCTATTAATTCTGTATTAAAGCAGAACCTGGATAAAGACCTTTACGAAATAATAGTTGTTAAGAATTTCAAAGATGATAAAATCGATAAATTTCTAGAAGATAATGGAATATCTAAGAATTTCATAACAGAAGAGAAAGGAGTAGGCAAAAAAGCCGCTATTGGTGTAGATAACTCTTCTGGTGACGTTATTTGCTTCCTAGATGACGACGACATGTTCAGAGAAAATAAGCTAAGCACTGTGATCAACGCGTTTTCAAGGATCAGTGGATTAGTATATTATCATAATAACCAAATAAAAATAGATGAAGATGGCAAAATATTAGATAATCCCCAATCTAGTAAAAATGAAATAATCTCACAAATATCCGAAAAATCGATCGCGTTCGTATTTAGAAATTTTGGTGAATTCAATTCCAGTTCTATATGTCTAAATAGAGAAGTACTTGATACAAAAATGCTCAGAAAACTAGATAGAGCTGTGGATTATTTTTACCTTCTTTCAGCCTTAAAAAGTAGTGGAAAACTAATGTTAGATTTTACTCCACTAACTTATTATAGAGTACATAAGAGTGCAATGCATTTTATATCAAATTCCTTCAAGGAAATTATAGAGTCAGCCTGTAGGTATTATTATGAACAGAGTAAAGCTAAGGAGATTATTCACGAATATTTTAAAGATAACAGTTTGCTTGAAAAAATTACTAAGGCAGACTTTTACACTTTTAATGCGATATCCTCCATATTATGTGGCAAATCGAAATTTTTACCTATTAAATATTCTATTAAAGTACTAGATAATCCAATTTACTTTCCATCATTTAGAGCAAAATTATTTTTAGCATCCATATTAAATTTGATATCTAACAACTTGGCAAAAGAAATTTATGCTAGAATGTATCTAAGAAGATTTTATAGTTAG